TTGCCGGCTGCACCTGTGCAGGGATGATATCGGGGCTTGCGGCGATCTCACCGCGTGCAATCATCGCCTCAAGCTGTTGGTTTGGGCAAACACCTGTCATCTCGATCCCCTCTGCTGCCAGAGCGGGATCTGGCCTATGTGCCATAAACGTCGGTGTGATTTGGTCGGGCTAGCAGGACTCGAACCTGCGACCTTCCGTCCCCCAGACGGACGCGCTACCAGGCTGCGCCATAGCCCGACGTTGAGGTGTTCATAAAGACTTTCCCGGCGGGGGCAAGAGGAAATCATCGCCTTTTTTGCTATCCCGCCGTGTGGTGTTCGACGCGATCCAGCCACCTGCGCAGGTCCTTGGCGATGGGTGCAATCTGGTGCAACAGCTCATCGTCATACTCGTCACGATTCCATGCCAGCGAGGCAATACCACCCATCAGCGGCGCTGCATCCAGCTCAGCCGGTATCGGTTTGGGTTCGGGGGTTGCGACGGGTTTCGGAGCCTCTGGGGCAGGGGAATGGGCGGGTTCGCCCAAATCCATGTCGATCTGGTTTGCGGATGGTTCCGGCGCTGAAGCGAACGGAACCACAGTATCGTCGATGCTGGGTGCGGGCGCGTTTTCATCCAAATTGGGCGAAAGCGATGCAACATGCGCAACGCCCTGTTCCCGAAGGATACGCTGAACACCTTTGATGGTAATCCCGTCCTCGTGTAGCAGTTTCTTGATACCGCCCAGCAGACGCATATCATTGGGGCGATAATATCGCCGCCCACCGGCGCGTTTGACGGGTTTGACTTGGGTAAACCGGCTTTCCCAGAAACGCAGCACATGAGCCTGAACTCCGAGCCAGTCCGCAACTTCACTTATGGTGCGAAAGGCATCGGGGGACTTACTCATAACCTGGATGTCCTGAACTTACTTGCGGTTCCCTGCGGCGACGCGATCCTTCATCAGGTGCGACGGACGGAATGTCAGTACACGACGGGGCTGGATCGGAACCTCTTCACCGGTTTTAGGGTTGCGACCGATACGGGCGGTTTTGTCCCGAACGCTGAAGGTGCCGAATGACGAAATCTTAACCTGTTCGCCACGCACCAGCGCGTCAGACATGTGGTTCAGAACGCTTTCGACCAGCTGTGCGCTTTCATTGCGTGACAAGCCAACCTCACGAAAGACGGCCTCGCTCAGATCCATTCGGGTCAGTGTTTTGTCGCCCATGCTTTTTCCCCTGTTGATGTCTGAGCATATGGCTATGCAAAATTCGCTGTCAATATCAATGAATTGCAGGAGGCTCTGTAAGCCGGATTGTGCCGGTTACCAACGCAGTGCGACCGCCCCCCAGGCCAGACCGCCACCAATCGCCTCTGTAACGATCAGATCGCCGGTTTTGATCTGGCCGTTTTGCTTGCCCACCGACAGGGCCAGAGGGATGGAGGCTGCCGATGTGTTGCCATGGTCCTGAACGGTGACGACGACGTTATCCATCGGCAGGCCCATCTTCTTGGCGGTGCCCTGAATAATGCGGATATTGGCCTGATGCGGCACGATCCAGTCGACATCATCGCTGGACAAACCGGCTCGTTCCAGCGCGACTTCGGCAGTTCGGGCCAGTTTCTCGACCGCATGACGGAAGACCTGATTGCCCTGCATCCGCAAGTGGCCGGTGGATTGGGTCGAAACCCCGCCATCAACATAGAGAAGGTCTTTGTAGCGTCCGTCCGAATTCAAGTCGGTCGCAAGAATACCGCGATCATCCGAAGTGCCCTGACCCTCTTGCTCTTCCAGAACCAGTGCGCCCGCGCCATCGCCAAACAGCACGCAGGTCGACCGGTCGGTCCAGTCCATGATTCGTGAAAAGGTCTCGGCGCCGATCACCAGTACGCGCTTGGCCTGACCGGACAGGATCAGGGCGTTGGCGTTGCTGAGCGCAAAGACAAACCCTGCGCAGACCGCCTGTACATCGAAGGCAAAACCTTTGGTCATGCCCAACCGGGCCTGTACCATGGTTGCCGCCGAAGGAAAGGTCAAATCAGCTGTGGAGGTTGCCAGCACAATCGCGTCGATATCATCCGCCGTCAGTCCGGCATCAGCCAGTGCGGCTTCGGCCGCTTTGGTGGCCAGATCGGATGTGGTTTCGTCCTCGGCCGCGAAGTGTCGCCGCTCGATCCCGGACCGGGTGCGAATCCATTCGTCCGTCGTATCCAGCGTTTTCTCGAACTCAGAGTTCGGTACAACGCGCTCTGGCAAATAATGCCCGACACCTACAACAACTGAGCGGCCTGCCATGCTGGGGTACTGCCTTTTTTGTTATTATTCCGATTGAGACACGGAATGGGCCGCATCTTGTGCAAGTGCGGCTGTTGATGCAACCCGTGCCGCCAATTTTTCGGAGAAACCGGATTCAGCCAATGTGAAAGCCAGTTTGACCGCTGCGGAAACGCCGGTTGCGTCCGCTCCGCCATGGGATTTCACCACGGTTCCATTAAGCCCGAGGAACACGCCTCCATTGACGCGGCGCGGGTCTATCCGCTTTTTCAGACGATTCAACGAGGTGATTGCCAGGATCGAGGCCAGCCGGGATAGGGGCGAGTATTTGAACGCTTCACGAAGCAAATCACCGATAAGGTTCGCGGTGCCTTCGCCGGTTTTAATGGCGACATTTCCAGTGAAGCCGTCGGTCACGATCACGTCAGCTTTGTCGCCGGGGATATCGCTGCCTTCGACAAAGCCCACGAATTCGAAATTCGCCTGATCGGCAAAGTCCGAAATCATCGCATGGGCTTCTTTCAGTTCGGCGCGGCCCTTGTGTTCTTCGGTACCGACATTCAGCAATCCGATCCGAGGGCGGCTGAGCGCCATACCGTTGCGCGCGTATGAAGCCCCCATCAGCGCGTATTGCAAAAGGTCCTTGGCATCAGCGCGCACATCTGCGCCGACGTCCAGCATCACGTTGAACCCATGCGGATTGCGCGAGGGCCACAGGATCGCGATGGCAGGGCGGTTCACGCCGGGCAGCTTGCGCAGCCGCAACATGGACATGGCCATCAGCGCGCCCGTATTGCCGCAGGACACCGCGCCGTGCGCTTCACCTGCACGCACCGCTTCCAGAGCGGACCACATCGACGTGCTCTTGCCGCTGCGGACAACCTGGCTTGGTTTGTCTTCCATCGTGACCACGTCCGGGCAATCACGAAAAACGACGCGCCCATCAAGGACACGCCGTTTGGCAACCAGCTTGCGTAGTTCCTGTTCCTGACCGTGCAGGATGAACCCGATCTTCGGGTTCTTGTCCGCAGATTTTGCAATGCCCGCCACAACGACGGCAGGGCCCGAATCTCCGCCCATAGCGTCAACCGAGATGATGATCCGTCCGGTCTGCGTGGGCTGATCCGTCATGCCTTGGCCTGCGTCCAATCAGGCTTAGGCCGCGTCTTCGTCCAGGTCGATTTCGTCGGCCTGAGCGACGACTTCACGATCGTCATAGTGGCCGCAAGATGCGCAAACGTGGTGTGGGCGCTTCAGCTCGCCGCAGTTCGGGCATTCGTTCGGGTTTGCAGCAACCAGAGCGTCGTGTGCGCGGCGGTTGTTGCGACGCGACTTGGAAACTTTGTTCTGTTGGACGGCCATGGTCTCAACCTTTGTCTGATATGGGCTGACAGATTCGCTGTCAGCCGGGTTACGTACTTTGTTTTCTCGTGGTTTGACGCGCGTTTAAGGGGCTTGCCCCGCAATGTCCAACCCAAATTCCAATGAGCGCGCGAAAATACTGCGATTCTCGTCATGTTCAAGCGGTTTTTCTGACGGCCTGCTATGACAGGAAATCCCTCGCCTGTCACTCGTCTTTTTTCATCGCATCCCGCAGCCCCGCCAAACCAGCGAAGGGTTTTACATCCTCATCTGTGAGGGCCTGTTTGCCCGGTTCGGTATAGTCTATCTGGCCCAGCTCAACTCCATCCTTCCGTGGATATTGGGGCAGGGCCAGCGACAGCGCTTCAACCATGATCAGCGCAGGATCGATCTCGGGGCCAAGCGGTTCGGTCTCGTCATCCTCGGGGATTTCGAACTCGGGCTCTTCCGGATCGCTCCAATCGGCCACAAAAACGCGACTCACCGGGGTGTCGATGCGTGTGGTCACAGGTTCCAGCGTCACGACACAAGGTTGGATCACCGTTGCGCCCAGCTTGCCAGAAAGCATCCAATCCCGTTTGCCCTGCGCGCGCAATTCGCCGACAAAGCTGAGCTTGCGCAGGCCAAGCAGTCCGAGCTCTTGTTTTATGGCCTCCAGCGCGTCGCCGGTCGGGCGCAACTCAAACGGGGTCGGAGCGTTTTGCGGCAGGTCTGCGACGCGTAAAGATGTCTGGTTGCTCATTCGTGAGGTTTTCCTGTGTTGAACCGGAGCCTTGGTTTCTGTAATCGGATAGGGTCCGCAAGGGGCCATGGCAAGAGGATGTGCATGTTGAAGGGTTTGAACAGGTTGAAACCAGCGTCGAAAACGCTTGTCTTTGCGGCCTGTCTGGCGGTCGCGGGCGCATGTTCACCAATCTTCAAGAATCACGGCTACGTGCCTCCGCCAGAGGATCTGGCCAAAATCAAGGTCGGCGTCGATACCCGCGATAGTGTTGAAGAAACCATCGGCGCGCCCAGCTCGGCGGGCGTGGTGCGGGATTCGGGCTATTACTATGTCGCCTCGCGCGTCCGTCATTATGGGCCCAAACGACCCGAGGTCGTTTCACGTGAACTGGTCGCGATCAGCTTTGATCAGCGCGGCGTCGTTCGCAATATCGAGCGGTTCGGCCTGGAAGACGGCTATGTCATCGTGCTGGATCGTCGCGTGACCGATTCCAACGTGGAAGACAAAGGCTTCCTGCGTCAGCTTCTGGGTAACATCGGTAACTTCAACCCGGCAAATATTCCTGGCGCAAACAACTAAAGCGACCAATTCTCTTGCAGTGGTCACAGGACAGTCACACATTCTGTAGTAAGGACCAGACAGATGTGACCGGTCAGCAACCGCAGGAGGATGCGACCATGGCGGTTTTGTTGGACAAGGGCCGATATCGCGCCCGCTTGGCGCAAACCGAGCAAGACGTGGCGGCGGCGCAGACGCTGAGGATGCTGACCTTTGCTACTGATGGTCAGGATTGTGATGCTTTTGACGAACGCTGCGCCCATGTTCTGGTCGAAGATCTGCAGGCCGGTGGGGCGTTGGTGTGCTGTTTCCGTATGCTGACAATGCAGGGCGGCTTTGAAATCGGACTCAGCTACTCGGCACAGTTCTATGACCTGTCGGCGCTACGCGATTTTACCGGACCGATGGTCGAGATGGGTCGGTTCTGTATCCACCCGGACTACAATGATCCGGATATCTTGCGTGTCGCGTGGGGCGCAATGACGGCGTATGTCGATCAGAAGGGGATCGAAATGCTGTTTGGTTGTTCGTCATTCGCTGGAACAGAAACTGCCGAATATCTTGACGCTTTTGCGATGCTCAAACACCGACATCTGGCACCAAGGCGATGGTTGCCGCGAGTCAAGGCGCCGGATGTGTTTCGCTTTGCGGCGCGCTTGCGCAGACGCCCTGATGTAAAACAGGCGATGCTTAGGATGCCGCCCTTGTTGCGCACCTATCTGATGATGGGGGGGTGGGTCAGCGATCATGCGGTGGTGGACAGGCACATGAACACCCTGCATGTGTTCACCGGCCTTGAAATCGGAGCAATTCCCCCAGCTCGTAAACGGTTGCTGCGCGCGGTGGCTGGGTGATTTGAGTATCTGGGAAAAGGTGAAGTTGGGGCGTTGACGCCTTGCTTTGGCCGGTTTAGCTGGCGGGTATGGCGAGAATTCCTTTATTGCAGATGTCCGGTATCTCTCTGACGTTCGGGGGTGATCCGGTGTTTTCCGATCTGGACCTTGTGGTTCAACCCGGTGATCGCGTGGCGCTGGTCGGGCGGAACGGGTCAGGCAAATCCACCTTGATGAAAGTGATGGCCGGGCTGGTCGAGGCCGATCAGGGTGAAATTGTCATCCCTCCTGGTAAATCAGTGGGTTACATGGAGCAGGATCCCGGAATGCAGGGATTCGCGACGCTTGGAGACTATGCCTCAAGCGGGTTGGAACCGGGTGAGCTGTATAAGGTCGAACGCGCGGGCGAAGGGCTGAAATTCGACCCTGAGCGTGCGGTCGAAACCGCTTCGGGTGGGGAAAGGCGACGCGCCGCCTTGGCCAAGCTGATGGCCGAAGCGCCGGACCTGATGTTGCTGGACGAACCGACGAACCACCTGGATATCGAGGCGATAGCGTGGTTGGAGCGTGAGTTGGGCTCGACCCGTGCAGCCTATGTTCTGATCTCGCATGATCGCGCATTCCTGCGTGCGTTGACCCGTGCGACGCTGTGGATCGATCGCGGAGTTGTGCGGCGGCAGGAACAGGGCTTTGCGGCCTTTGAAAGCTGGAGGGATAAGGTCTGGGAAGAGGAGGATCAGCAGCGCCACAAGCTGAACCGCTTGATCAAGTCCGAGGCGCGATGGGCCGTCGAGGGTATCAGCGCCCGCCGCAAGCGCAATCAGGGTCGTGTTCGGGCGCTACAAGCCTTGCGCGCCGAGCGTGCAGCGCAGATCAAACGTCAGGGATCGGCTGCCATGACGTTGGAATCCGGTCCGAAATCAGGCCGCAAGGTCATCGAGGCCACTGGCGTTTCAAAGTCATTTGACTCTCAGCAGATCGTGCGCAATTTCGATCTTCTGGTTCAGCGCGGCGACCGCGTGGCCTTTGTTGGGCCGAACGGTGTGGGCAAAACGACGTTGCTGAAAATGCTGCTGGGTCAGGTCGAACCGGACGAGGGTTCGGTGGTGCTGGGTACTAACCTTGAGATCGCCGTGTTCGATCAGGCGAGGGCACAGCTGGACCCGGAAATGAGCCTGTGGGACAGCTTGACCGGCGATCCCGAGATGCGGGTCTCGGGCAAGGCCGATCAGGTGATGGTCGGCGGGCAGCCCAAGCATGTGGTGGGCTATCTCAAAGAGTTTCTGTTTGATGATGCGCAGGCAAGAGCGGCTGTTAAGTCATTGTCCGGAGGGGAAAAAGCCCGGTTGCTGTTGGCGAAACTGATGGCAAAAACCTCTAACCTGCTGGTGCTGGACGAACCGACCAACGATCTGGATGTTGAAACGCTGGATCTGCTGCAGGAATTGCTGGACGACTATGATGGCACGGTGCTGCTCGTTAGCCACGATCGGGATTTTTTGGATCGGGTTGCAACCACAACCATCGCCATGGAGGGCAACGGGCGCGCGACCGTCTATGCTGGTGGTTGGTCCGATTACATCGCTCAGCGAGGTGATGTAGTTGCGAAAAAGGAAGAAAAAGCAAGGCCTTTAAAACCGAAAGTGAAGCAAGAAGCGAAGGCAAAAGCAGGGCTGTCGTTCTCGGAGAAACACCGACTTGAGAAGCTACCAGCAGAGATCGCGCGCCTTGAAGCCGAGATCGCCAAGCTCGAAGAACTGATGTCTGATCCTGAGCTGTTCACACGCGAACCGATCAAGTTCCAGAAGGCAACCGATGCCCTGGTCGAACGGCAGGAAAAACTGTCAGCGGCTGAGGAAGAGTGGCTGATGCTTGAAGAGAAGGCCGAAGCCGGTTGAGCCCGAGTTGTACAACCTCAATCGACTAGATTGTCTGAGTTGTACAAACCTATGCACCGGTTTGCGCGTGCTCAAATGGGGCGGGCGGGGTTACCGACAACAGTTGCTCCGGCGGGGACGTCCTTCGTGACGACACTGCCCGCGCCGACGATGGCGCGGTCTCCGATAGTAACGCCGGGCATGATGATCGCGCCACCGCCGATCCAGACGTTTTCGCCGATTGTCACCGGGTGGTCGATTTCCAGACCCTGTGCGCGCAGGGCTGGGTCTTTGGCGTGTTGGGCGCAATAGATCTGTGCCGTGGGGCCGAGCATCGAGTCACTGCCGATGCGAACAGGCGCGGTGTCGAGAATGACACAGCCCGCATTCAGATACACCCGGTCGCCCAGCGACAGGTTCATTCCATAAGCGCAGTGGAACGGAGCCTCAAAATAGCAATCTTGCCCGATCCCCGCAAAGAGCGCCGCCAATTCGGGAGCTATAGCCCCTCGGTCATCGGGCGGGCAGGTGTTGTGGGCATGGACCGCGCGGCGTGCTTTCATACGAAGCACTTCCAGTTCGGGGTCGAGGCAGCAATACCACTCGCCTGCCGCCATTTTCTGCCGCTCGGTCATGAAACCCGTCTTAGCGCATCCGCAGGGCACCGTCGATGCGGATGACCTCTCCGTTCAGGTAGCCCATCTCGACGATGAACCCGGCCAGACGACCGTATTCGCGCGGGTCGCCGAGGCGAGCAGGGTTGGGGACGTCCGCCGCAAGCTGTTGCTGCACCTCTTCAGGCAGGCCGGCCAGCATCGGGGTCATGAAGATGCCCGGTGCGATGGCCATCACACGGATACCAGTCGAGGCCAGATCGCGCGCCATGGGTAGCGTCATGCCGACCACGCCGCCTTTCGAGGCTGCATAGGCCGCCTGACCTTTTTGCCCGTCAAAGGCGGCGATGGAGGCGGTGTTAATAATCACGCCGCGCGCGCCATCCGGTTCTGGATCATTCTTTGCCATCTCTGCGGCAGCAAGACGCGAGACGTTAAAGGAACCGACCAGATTGATGTCGATGGTACGCTGGAACGCC
The Ruegeria sp. SCSIO 43209 genome window above contains:
- a CDS encoding outer membrane protein assembly factor BamE, with the translated sequence MLKGLNRLKPASKTLVFAACLAVAGACSPIFKNHGYVPPPEDLAKIKVGVDTRDSVEETIGAPSSAGVVRDSGYYYVASRVRHYGPKRPEVVSRELVAISFDQRGVVRNIERFGLEDGYVIVLDRRVTDSNVEDKGFLRQLLGNIGNFNPANIPGANN
- a CDS encoding beta-ketoacyl-ACP synthase III; this encodes MAGRSVVVGVGHYLPERVVPNSEFEKTLDTTDEWIRTRSGIERRHFAAEDETTSDLATKAAEAALADAGLTADDIDAIVLATSTADLTFPSAATMVQARLGMTKGFAFDVQAVCAGFVFALSNANALILSGQAKRVLVIGAETFSRIMDWTDRSTCVLFGDGAGALVLEEQEGQGTSDDRGILATDLNSDGRYKDLLYVDGGVSTQSTGHLRMQGNQVFRHAVEKLARTAEVALERAGLSSDDVDWIVPHQANIRIIQGTAKKMGLPMDNVVVTVQDHGNTSAASIPLALSVGKQNGQIKTGDLIVTEAIGGGLAWGAVALRW
- a CDS encoding ABC-F family ATP-binding cassette domain-containing protein; translation: MSGISLTFGGDPVFSDLDLVVQPGDRVALVGRNGSGKSTLMKVMAGLVEADQGEIVIPPGKSVGYMEQDPGMQGFATLGDYASSGLEPGELYKVERAGEGLKFDPERAVETASGGERRRAALAKLMAEAPDLMLLDEPTNHLDIEAIAWLERELGSTRAAYVLISHDRAFLRALTRATLWIDRGVVRRQEQGFAAFESWRDKVWEEEDQQRHKLNRLIKSEARWAVEGISARRKRNQGRVRALQALRAERAAQIKRQGSAAMTLESGPKSGRKVIEATGVSKSFDSQQIVRNFDLLVQRGDRVAFVGPNGVGKTTLLKMLLGQVEPDEGSVVLGTNLEIAVFDQARAQLDPEMSLWDSLTGDPEMRVSGKADQVMVGGQPKHVVGYLKEFLFDDAQARAAVKSLSGGEKARLLLAKLMAKTSNLLVLDEPTNDLDVETLDLLQELLDDYDGTVLLVSHDRDFLDRVATTTIAMEGNGRATVYAGGWSDYIAQRGDVVAKKEEKARPLKPKVKQEAKAKAGLSFSEKHRLEKLPAEIARLEAEIAKLEELMSDPELFTREPIKFQKATDALVERQEKLSAAEEEWLMLEEKAEAG
- a CDS encoding sugar O-acetyltransferase, whose product is MTERQKMAAGEWYCCLDPELEVLRMKARRAVHAHNTCPPDDRGAIAPELAALFAGIGQDCYFEAPFHCAYGMNLSLGDRVYLNAGCVILDTAPVRIGSDSMLGPTAQIYCAQHAKDPALRAQGLEIDHPVTIGENVWIGGGAIIMPGVTIGDRAIVGAGSVVTKDVPAGATVVGNPARPI
- a CDS encoding 3-hydroxyacyl-CoA dehydrogenase → MQLSTTAAVITGGASGLGEATARHFAENGAQVTILDRDAERGPQVAAEIGGHFTQTDVTDEASVASAIAHAMDKMGRITAAVNCAGIAIGAKTVGKDGPHPLEAFQRTIDINLVGSFNVSRLAAAEMAKNDPEPDGARGVIINTASIAAFDGQKGQAAYAASKGGVVGMTLPMARDLASTGIRVMAIAPGIFMTPMLAGLPEEVQQQLAADVPNPARLGDPREYGRLAGFIVEMGYLNGEVIRIDGALRMR
- a CDS encoding DUF177 domain-containing protein, with amino-acid sequence MSNQTSLRVADLPQNAPTPFELRPTGDALEAIKQELGLLGLRKLSFVGELRAQGKRDWMLSGKLGATVIQPCVVTLEPVTTRIDTPVSRVFVADWSDPEEPEFEIPEDDETEPLGPEIDPALIMVEALSLALPQYPRKDGVELGQIDYTEPGKQALTDEDVKPFAGLAGLRDAMKKDE
- the ihfA gene encoding integration host factor subunit alpha codes for the protein MGDKTLTRMDLSEAVFREVGLSRNESAQLVESVLNHMSDALVRGEQVKISSFGTFSVRDKTARIGRNPKTGEEVPIQPRRVLTFRPSHLMKDRVAAGNRK
- the rpmF gene encoding 50S ribosomal protein L32; protein product: MAVQQNKVSKSRRNNRRAHDALVAANPNECPNCGELKRPHHVCASCGHYDDREVVAQADEIDLDEDAA
- a CDS encoding GNAT family N-acetyltransferase; this encodes MAVLLDKGRYRARLAQTEQDVAAAQTLRMLTFATDGQDCDAFDERCAHVLVEDLQAGGALVCCFRMLTMQGGFEIGLSYSAQFYDLSALRDFTGPMVEMGRFCIHPDYNDPDILRVAWGAMTAYVDQKGIEMLFGCSSFAGTETAEYLDAFAMLKHRHLAPRRWLPRVKAPDVFRFAARLRRRPDVKQAMLRMPPLLRTYLMMGGWVSDHAVVDRHMNTLHVFTGLEIGAIPPARKRLLRAVAG
- a CDS encoding MerR family transcriptional regulator, translated to MSKSPDAFRTISEVADWLGVQAHVLRFWESRFTQVKPVKRAGGRRYYRPNDMRLLGGIKKLLHEDGITIKGVQRILREQGVAHVASLSPNLDENAPAPSIDDTVVPFASAPEPSANQIDMDLGEPAHSPAPEAPKPVATPEPKPIPAELDAAPLMGGIASLAWNRDEYDDELLHQIAPIAKDLRRWLDRVEHHTAG
- the plsX gene encoding phosphate acyltransferase PlsX gives rise to the protein MTDQPTQTGRIIISVDAMGGDSGPAVVVAGIAKSADKNPKIGFILHGQEQELRKLVAKRRVLDGRVVFRDCPDVVTMEDKPSQVVRSGKSTSMWSALEAVRAGEAHGAVSCGNTGALMAMSMLRLRKLPGVNRPAIAILWPSRNPHGFNVMLDVGADVRADAKDLLQYALMGASYARNGMALSRPRIGLLNVGTEEHKGRAELKEAHAMISDFADQANFEFVGFVEGSDIPGDKADVIVTDGFTGNVAIKTGEGTANLIGDLLREAFKYSPLSRLASILAITSLNRLKKRIDPRRVNGGVFLGLNGTVVKSHGGADATGVSAAVKLAFTLAESGFSEKLAARVASTAALAQDAAHSVSQSE